The following proteins are encoded in a genomic region of Glycine soja cultivar W05 chromosome 17, ASM419377v2, whole genome shotgun sequence:
- the LOC114391908 gene encoding phospholipase A1-Ibeta2, chloroplastic-like codes for MMQISSTIPAPNLHMFQTRRTSFRCRASPLNPTTSSSPQSIKSVSDSTRLHLSNLDNLLQKQSPTTQPKQQEELTLAATIQNNKTTTTEKKGKNVLEGLNLARLWPDMKATEEMSPRHLNRLQRLLSKTDEYSPRNTLGSLWREYHGSHDWKGMLDPLDENLRREVVRYGEFVQAAYHSFHSNPAMSAEEPPLPRHMVLPDRSYRITKSLYATSSIGLPKWVDDVAPDLGWMSQRSSWVGYVAVCDDRREIVRLGRRDIVISLRGTATCLEWVENMRAQLINIDSSSSSRGKPKVECGFLSLYKTRGSHVPSLKESVIEEVKRLMKLYQGETLSITITGHSLGAALALLVADDVSMCSTDVPPVAVFSFGGPRVGNRAFGDKLAAQNVKVLRIVNSQDVITKVPGMLVSEEVEKKLRNSKLGAGVLDIFDEYSHTGTELRVDTKMSPFLKPDADMACCHDLEAYLHLVDGFLASNCPFRANAKRSLARLMQDQGANVKKLYTSKAKALSLNLQRQASFSISGCLPSPS; via the coding sequence ATGATGCAGATCAGCTCCACCATACCAGCACCCAACCTCCACATGTTCCAAACGAGACGCACCAGTTTCCGATGCCGTGCTTCTCCGTTGAACCCAACAACCTCGTCTTCTCCTCAATCCATAAAATCGGTCTCAGATTCCACCCGCCTGCACCTCTCTAACCTTGACAAtctcctccagaagcaatcacCAACGACACAGCCCAAACAACAAGAAGAATTGACCTTAGCCGCTACaattcaaaacaacaaaacaacgACAACggagaagaaaggaaagaacgTTCTTGAAGGCCTGAACCTGGCCCGTCTCTGGCCGGACATGAAAGCAACGGAGGAAATGTCGCCGCGCCACCTCAACCGCCTCCAGCGCCTCCTCTCCAAGACCGACGAGTACTCGCCGCGAAACACCCTCGGCAGCCTGTGGCGGGAGTACCACGGCAGCCACGACTGGAAAGGCATGCTCGACCCCCTCGACGAGAATCTCCGCCGGGAGGTCGTCCGCTACGGCGAGTTCGTGCAGGCCGCCTACCACTCCTTCCACTCCAACCCCGCCATGTCAGCGGAGGAGCCGCCACTCCCCCGCCACATGGTCTTACCCGACAGATCTTACAGGATCACAAAGTCTCTATATGCCACGTCATCGATCGGGTTACCCAAATGGGTTGATGACGTGGCACCGGATCTGGGGTGGATGAGCCAGCGCTCCAGCTGGGTTGGGTACGTGGCAGTCTGCGACGACAGAAGAGAGATTGTGCGTTTGGGGAGGAGGGACATTGTGATCTCTCTTCGTGGAACCGCCACGTGTCTGGAATGGGTCGAAAACATGCGGGCTCAGTTGATAAACATagatagtagtagtagtagtagagGAAAGCCCAAAGTGGAGTGTGGGTTTTTGAGCCTGTACAAAACCCGAGGGAGCCACGTGCCTAGTTTGAAAGAATCGGTAATTGAAGAAGTGAAGAGACTCATGAAACTCTACCAAGGGGAAACACTAAGCATTACAATCACGGGACATAGCTTAGGTGCGGCACTCGCCCTACTAGTGGCGGATGATGTCAGCATGTGCAGCACTGACGTCCCGCCCGTGGCTGTTTTTTCGTTTGGTGGGCCCAGAGTAGGTAACCGGGCCTTCGGAGACAAGCTTGCGGCCCAAAATGTGAAAGTGCTGAGAATCGTGAACTCGCAGGACGTGATAACTAAGGTTCCTGGAATGTTGGTGAGTGAGGAGGTAGAGAAGAAACTTAGAAACTCCAAGCTTGGTGCTGGTGTACTTGACATTTTCGATGAGTACTCCCACACTGGAACGGAGCTCCGCGTGGACACGAAGATGTCGCCATTTTTGAAACCTGATGCTGACATGGCATGTTGTCATGACTTGGAGGCTTACTTGCACCTTGTGGATGGGTTTTTGGCTTCAAATTGTCCCTTCAGGGCCAACGCCAAACGAAGCTTGGCTAGGTTAATGCAGGACCAGGGTGCCAATGTTAAGAAGTTGTATACTAGCAAGGCAAAGGCTTTGAGTCTCAATCTTCAAAGACAGGCTTCCTTCTCTATCTCTGGTTGTTTGCCTAGTCCttcctaa